Proteins from a genomic interval of Rattus norvegicus strain BN/NHsdMcwi chromosome 2, GRCr8, whole genome shotgun sequence:
- the Gapt gene encoding protein GAPT has product MLKSFASSPVGVAVGVSLLVLLLACGIGCAWHWNRRETTPLTLPKFMQRRSSRHKDYTKNVGVCAYVTGPSAKASVESKGQKSTAKGSKMHDNYENVEVSPPCTEGETEKGLYENTQPSNFEEHVYGNQTDPLYYNFQKPSPPPQDEDIYILPDCD; this is encoded by the coding sequence ATGCTGAAAAGCTTTGCGAGTTCTCCGGTGGGTGTGGCTGTCGGCGTTTCCCTCCTAGTACTTTTGCTGGCCTGTGGAATTGGATGTGCTTGGCACTGGAATCGCCGGGAAACCACACCACTTACCTTACCGAAATTTATGCAAAGAAGAAGCAGCAGGCATAAAGACTACACGAAAAACGTCGGCGTGTGTGCCTACGTGACTGGCCCAAGCGCTAAAGCCTCAGTGGAAAGCAAAGGCCAGAAATCTACTGCCAAGGGAAGTAAGATGCATGATAACTACGAAAATGTGGAAGTAAGTCCTCCCTGCACTGAAGGGGAGACTGAGAAGGGCTTGTATGAAAACACGCAGCCTTCTAATTTTGAGGAACATGTCTACGGGAATCAGACCGACCCCCTCTATTATAACTTCCAGAAACCTAGTCCTCCTCCTCAAGATGAAGACATATACATCCTTCCAGATTGCGACTAG